The following is a genomic window from Fibrobacter sp..
TGTGTATCGCTCTGGTCGCCCTTTTCCACGATGATTTCATTGGCAGTTTGCTTGACGCCCGCAATATCAAAACCAATCTGGTCCATATTGGGTCCACCATCGGTACTGAGGGATTGCAGCTTCAGCACATTGCCCTTGGTCACAAGATCCGCCTTCACGGAAACGCTATCCCAGGTCGTCCATGCTCCGGTAGGCGGAAATTCGATAATCCCGTAGTTTACGTCGTTGATGAACAGTTCCATGGGGCGGGCCGCCTTACCGCCATTTGCAAATCGGAATGTCACGACAACTCCGGCCTTGCCCTTTTCGGCAACCAGATTCCACACGCCATAGCTTTCTGCAATGTTGGAGAAGTTGTAGTAGCCTTCATCGCGCCAACCTGCGTTGGTTTCCTCGTAAACACCGTGAGCGTCATTGGGGTAAGCCGCATTCACGTCACTAACAACCTTTGCATCAGCAACAAGTTCTGCGTTAAACTGCACATTAACGGAGCCTTCCACCACAACGGTTTCGCCACCATCGTCAATCGTCTTCACAGAGAACTTCTGAAGGCCGGTCTGAATGGGCGTTCCGCTCAAGGTAATTGTCTTTGCAGTTGCATCCACCGTGGCCTTGATTCCGTCGGGAAGGTCCATGGCCTGGGCACCACCGCATTCGTCGTAAGCAAGAACAATGTCCTTCAGGGCTTCGCCCTTGAACAGTTGCTGGTTCATGCTTCCAGACTGCACCACCAAAGAAGGCCCTGCAGTCAAGTCGCTATTTTCTACAAGAACTTCCACCCGTCCGGTGTATTCCGTTCCGTCATTGCCCTTGACGGTATACTTAAAGGCGGTCAGCCCCATAAATCCCGGATTAGGCGTAAAGCGTGCGGTGTAACCATTGTCCAGCAGCGTGACTGATCCGTTTTCCAAACTCATGACGCTGTACTTGGGAGCCACAGGCAGAAAGCCCTTGGTAATGGATCGCAGGTCAAAATCGACAGAGCCGTTCTTCAGCACGCGGGTGTGCATAGCCCCAAGCCAGTTGATGTACTTTTCGATGTTGGCGTAACCATCGCTACCGATGACCATGGCGTCATCCTTGCCTATGTTAAAGCCCATGGCTCCTTCAAAGTAGTCAGGCATGCCATCCTTATCGGTATCCACTTCGGGCTTGCCGGCGATGACTTCGCCCCAGCCATCATTTTTCGTTAGGCCCATAGCGCCAACGGATTTGACCAAGGCCCCCTCCTTGCCCAAGGTACTTGCCTGGTACCAAATCAAGGAATCAATGTCATCGTAGGGCAAAACGCCGGACTGGGAATTCACCAAACGCCAGGCGGTTGCCGCGCTATAAACCGGATTCTTGTTGGTCATCTCGTTCCAGGGTTCCTTCAGTTCCTCGCCCGGGCCCTGGTAATAGTAAATGCTGGAAGCCCCGCCGTTCAAGACACCGTCGCGATTGGTGTCGATCATGTTGCCGCTGGCGTAAATACTTTGGTTCTTATCCACCTGGAACCAGGGATTGCTCCCCTTGGGGCCATACACAAAGTAGTTGTTTACGATATCGTGCTTGAAATGAGTGGAGGTGTGGGTGGTGTAACCCGCTTCAAAATTATAGTGGACATTGTTCACGAAAACGTCGTTGATTTTATCCAGGGGATTACGATTGTGGGTGTTGATGAAGGCGTTGTAATACCAGGCCCAGGTGCCGTCTACAGATTCAATGTGGGCGCCGAACTGCTGGCCGATTGGGTTTGCCACCAGAGTGTTCTGGACTGTAACGCCGGTAATGCGATAGCTTGCATTGTCGGAGGAACCGCCGAAATTATTCCAGGGAGCAAGTTCAATGGAACAATGGTCTACGATAATGTTCTTGGAATCATAAAGATTCAGGGCGTCATCTTTTTCGGAGGCGGTATTTTCACCGGGGCGGATTCGCAAGTAACGAATAATGATGTTGGACTGTTTGCCGGTCGAAACTTTTCCACCGTGAATGGCAATGCCTTCGCCGGGAGCTGTCTGGCCTGCGATGGTGATGTTGCTCTTGACGGAAACTGCGGTCTTGATGTTGATGATGCCGCCTACGTCAAAAACCACAATGCGGTTGGGCGCGCTTACAGCATCACGGAAAGAACCCTCGCCAGAATCGTTCAAATTGGTTACGTGGTAAACAGTGCCACCGCGGCCACCTGTAACGAACTCGCCAAAGCCAAGCGCCTCCGGAAAAGCCTTTACAGCATCAGCTGCAAAAACGGAACCCGCAATAGAAACGAGCCCGAGACCAAACACCCATGATTTAAATCCCATACAAAACTCCAATGACAGTACACCAAACCGTCACCTATGAATATAAATCAAAAAGCGCGTGAAGGGCTAGCCGCCCCATAGGTAAACCGTAGTCTTTAGACAACAATCTGTACAGGAACTTGCTATTCTAAAATTACCGATTCTCGTAGCGATTTCCGAAAACCAAGGTGTTATCCTTGGCACCGTTCAGGTTCACCAGGCGTGTGGGATCGTAGCGCAGGCTCTTGGCGATGCTGCTCTTCAGCATTTCCTTGCGTTCGAAAAATTCCTCGGGAGTCTGGGCGGTGAGCAACGTCTGACGAACATGCATCGCCGCCGCATCGCTTCCATTGGAAACGCAAACCTTGTTGCCCGGGATTAAATAACCAGCACTGGATTCTCGAACCTCGAGCCTCGAACCTGGAGCCTCGTCCTCCACAAATCCTTTGCAGAGTCTTGCGCCCAGCTGCTTTAAACGGCCCATAGCACCCATTTCTGTGCGGCCTTCTTCATCCAGGAACTTGTAGTAGATGGAGAACACGTCCAGGGCCTCTTCGGCGGTAATGATGTGGGCGGGCTTTCCTTCCCAGGCGTCGGCAATCTGCCCGAAAATCCAGGGGTTGTGCATGGCACCGCGGCCGATGCTCACGCCAGCGACGCCGTAGGTATTGATGCGTTCCAGGGCGCATTCCACGCTGTTCACGTCGCCGTTACCTACCACGGGAATCTTGGCGGCAGAAGCCACCTTCCCGATCCAGTCCCAGTTGGCCAGGCCGTTGTAGCCCTGCAGGCGGGTGCGTCCGTGAACCACCAAAAGTTCCACGCCTTCGCCCTCGGCAATTTTCAGCGTTTCCATCACGTTGATGGATTCGTCATCCCAGCCGATGCGGCACTTCAAAGTCAGGGGAATGTTCACTTCGCAAGTATCCAGCGCAGCACGCACATCGTGCAAAATCTCTTGCAAGCGGGGCAAATCACGAAGCAGGCCGGAACCGCTGCCCTTTCCCGCCACCTTGGGGGCCGGGCAGCCAGCATTTACTTCTATATAGTCAGGATGGAGGCCGTCAGCGATCTTT
Proteins encoded in this region:
- a CDS encoding tRNA-dihydrouridine synthase; its protein translation is MDGVTDAPFRRLCRVLSGNRMGLLVSEFVPTNADEVFSLTGHKQLKFYPEEKPFGIQIFGCYPDKMAAAAKKIADGLHPDYIEVNAGCPAPKVAGKGSGSGLLRDLPRLQEILHDVRAALDTCEVNIPLTLKCRIGWDDESINVMETLKIAEGEGVELLVVHGRTRLQGYNGLANWDWIGKVASAAKIPVVGNGDVNSVECALERINTYGVAGVSIGRGAMHNPWIFGQIADAWEGKPAHIITAEEALDVFSIYYKFLDEEGRTEMGAMGRLKQLGARLCKGFVEDEAPGSRLEVRESSAGYLIPGNKVCVSNGSDAAAMHVRQTLLTAQTPEEFFERKEMLKSSIAKSLRYDPTRLVNLNGAKDNTLVFGNRYENR